GGAATAGGCCTGTTGAAAGatttaaattcagtttctcTTCTGGATTAACAATGAAGGCAAAGCATTTGACGTATGGGCTAGTCAGCATCCTTTAGTGTAATGGTACAagagtaaattttttttttccttgtcttcttAGTGTTCTGAAGTGTGGTAGGGTAATTTTTTGAGATCTCGAACCTCCTGTGAGAAATCATAAATGAGTGCGGTTATTTCAAAGTAGTGCTATGTTGTGCTGATAGCTTTTTGCAAAAAATGTAACTTGTTACTTCTTAATAACTTCTAGGCTTTTTTATATTGTCTGCAGTTTACAACAACTTTAGAGCAGTAAAACATTAGTTTGATGTTGAGTTAGAAAAAACGTAAATTACTATCCTGGAATCTTAACTTCTATGGTTTCCTAAAAATCTCAGCTTCATCTTTCACCTTGTGTAGGCTATTCTGGTGGTAATGATAGTCAAGATTAATTGACTTTAAATTGCTAAAATCTTGCTATCTTACATTTGCGTCAGAGTGAATGTATCTTGAAGCTCGTATGTCTGTTGTCCAGGTCTGACTGGAGGATTAGGATTTAATCACGAATATGGGCAGAAGAAGGAATAAAGTGTTGTGTTGGAGTCCTGTTATAAGATGAATGATATGTGTTGGTACCTGTAGTGTTAAATTTCCATGGCTAAACTACTCTACAGCATCAGATGAttatcacaaagaaaaaattaaatctgttacTTACAGAGGTTACTTGCAGGTTACTTACATTATGCTTCTGATAGAATTGGCACCCTCTCATTTTTAGTAGCTTTTATTGTTGGTTGGCCTTCAAGTTAGGGGCAATGACGCTAGAATGATACTAagtggttttaaactgatgTTTTAGACATACTTGtttgaaaatgcagcacagcagtTGTTTTTGTAATATATCTAGGATTTTCTTAAGCATTTCTGTAGTCTGCAGAAACCAATAATTCCAGGCttgaattctgtatttttccagggATGTCAGATTTAAAAGAATGAGTGGACTTGCAAGTCTTTGCACTTGACAGAGTATTCGGTTTATTACACTGATCTGTGCATGCTGTTCATCTTGTAACAGTAGTTTATGCAGTGAGGTTAGGCTTTGTGCTGTCATTTCAAATGACTTAATCTTCATCCTgactttgaaaattttattttttttaatgtagcatAAATTATACAAGTCTGTTATTGAAGATGTGATTGAAGGTGTGCGGGAACTCTTTGCAGAAGAGGGTTTAGAGGAGCAGGTTCTGAAAGACTTGAAGCAGGTTTGTTGGGTTCCCCTGCATCAATAGAAGTtgtattatgtttttttttcttttgacacaATGTACCTGTCTGTTTCTTTGCCCTCCCAAACAAGCAAACTTTTGCCCTAAGTTATAGTTTCAAATATCCTGTAAATGATGTGTTGGGCTGCTGGAAGCTGAAATTCAGTAGTGATTGTTATCATGTTTATTGGATAGAATCAGTCAATTTACTCTTGCAAAAACTAGGGATACCTGATTATCATTTTAGATGtggcttgttttttaaagctgataTTGTTGaccttaataataataatctttctGCAGCTTTGGGAAATAAAGGTGATGCAGTCTAAAGCAACAGAAGGCTTCTTCAGACATAGCCATCATTCTGCACAGTTTGCCCTGCAACTACCGCACAGTTTTCACCATGTTCTGCAGGCTTCAGCAGGTTAGATGTTGAACACAACAGATGCAATTTAAGAATAGCTCAGTGATTCAGGAATCTTCTTGGAAGACTTGAAGGTGCTGCAGTAATCTTGGTTTGTGATGCTTATGTATATATCTAGCCTGATGGGGACCAGTAatgatttgaaaacaaaatttgacCAATAAAGGACGAAATAAACTTTgataaaataatgcaattatGTGCATGTGCTCTTGATCTGCTGCTTAATTCCAGTAGCAAAACACGAAGACAATTTTAGTCTTCTTGTCTGCAGTCCAGAAGCGTAGCGCTTCAGCTGCAAATTTACCAGTAAGGTTAAGCTTTCACTTCCCCTTTTAATGTGTGGCATGATGTGTGCAGAGGTTATATGGCATGGTTGTGccatgcagctctgctgttgTGTTGGAGTTTAATTTGGTTCTGCATTTGTTAAAATGTAATCCCTTTCTTAAACTGAAGAGTAGGAGGGTAGTCTTTCAGTTGGTTCTATTAAAAGCAGTATTCCTGTTGCAGAGAAGTACTTGACTTTCACACAGCCTCTGACATCACGACCTATTCTGCTCAGTTAAGTCCAGCTGACCATTGTGGTAATGTTATGGTAGAGTGTAATGCTTAGCTGAGACTTCTCCCAGTATGAGAGGCCATTAGGACTTTTCCCcataaaggacaaaaaaaacaTACGAGATGATTTAATGAAAATCTGCATCATGGTACACTTCAGGGTTGGGTAGGCACTCTTCAGTCTGTGaggcttttttgtgtttgttttttttggttttttttttgtttgcttgtttgtttttgtttttccaaaacaaaagtTGAGTGGACTGGTTTTGGAGACAGGTTCTTATTTATTCCCTGTGGTTACAGGGAATAtacatttgtgtttgtttgctgttaGAAGCTTTATATTTAATGAGCTTTACCTTGTTGCTCCCAAAGTTTTGGAAGGGCAATACTAAGCCAAAACAATCTGGTGAAACCagtgaattttttcttttccttaaatgGGATTTGAATTGTCCTATATGCTAGAGATTTTCAAAGTAATTGGGCTACCTAAATGGTTTGCTTCTTGAAGCCTGGGGAAGTTTTCCCTTTGCTTATCTTCTCCCATTCCAGTCAGTATtgagtgcttttgaaaatcccaccGTACTGTTCTTAGTATTAGCACCACGGGATTTACTCTGGtgcagaaaaatacttgcaCATTTTCTGCATGTTGACACGATAATATGTTTTACATACATGTTCTTGGTCATGTTAAAATGGTAGCATTGCACATCTGTCCTTCTAGCTGATGTAATAAATAGAAATAGCCTGCTTAATTTTTACAGTGCAACTTAAACATATCAAACAGTTAAACAGTAATATTTgtagaacaaaaaaaccccagaaatcaCTAAGACCAGCTTCTagcaaaattaagttttataaaTTTGGGGTATAACCTCTTCCCCCTGAGTACAGCATAAGCTTCAAGCAGCATAAAAGGAAGTGTATTTAAGAGCCTTATCTGGATGTGCTCTCTTGATCTTGAGAGTATGAACTGAAGTTAGATTGCTTTAGTTTCAGTTGTGCTTGCTGTAAATAACTGAAAGATCAACTGTGTccaagaaattaatgtttttgtgaggtgctgtttttttttcccctcctgtatAGCTTCTCTAGTCATCCCAGCTGGCAGAGGTTTCCAGCAGTTCACAGCAGCAGACCTGGTATGTAACTATagtgacattttatttaaattttgagTATTCTGAATTCTAAGTGATTGTTTGTCAGTTGTTAATAGGCTTGAGGGGAGGCaagtatgaaatattttccatgtataGATGCTTTAGGACAGCATTTCTCATGACAGTTTCATGTGTCCAATATGGCATAGTAGGCAAGGGAGCAGGAGTCCTGCTGAGGGAGAATCAACAGATGAAGAAACAGTGCTGTTATTTCTagcccttttttatttttattgaaaacaataaaaaaattaagagtcTGTAGAGGGAGAGCTGTAACTCTGCTGCTTCTATATGAGCAGTGAAAAAGGATGAGGATCTGCCAGTTGGTTTTGCAAGCAATGCATCCGGAAGTGTGTTGGAAGCCATGGCTGCATGTATTTAGCCAATAGATGTATAGTGGAAATGCACAtctacagatatattttttttaaaaaaatttttcttactgagttttaaaataaagcaccGCTGGGAAATGCTAGCGTTACTGAATCTGGGAGCAGCATTATGTGCAAGGGATAGAAATcatccagaagaaaatgagaggcTTATAGAGTTGACAGGTTTTGAACTCTGGGCATGGCAAGATTTGTTTGGGGAGGAGCTATTAATTGTCAGTGCTTGAAGTTATTGAGTGCCTCCTGAGCTTCAAGCTAACTAGTTTCCCAAGCTGAAATATGATATTGGGAAGATGTTTGTGTAACATCCAAGTTACCTGATCTAAAAACTAAATTTCCCCAGAACAGCTAGTTTGAAAGGGAGCCGTATATCCAGCTGTTTGGtttccaggagaaaaagagaatgcAAAGTGACTTCGTAGGCCTAGGCAAGGAGTCTATGCAGTGTGGAGTATGCATAAGCTCAGGTAAAAGTGGTTCTGAGTGGAAAAACAACTTTCTGGATGGTGTGTACTTTGAGGGCATACAGGAAAGTGTTCTGTTAACAAAAAGGGAATGTGATAACTGGAAAATAGGAAACCTTAGGGCAAGTCATTATCCTGTCAATACACAATACTCTTTATCTTTCTAAATCTGAAAAGTCTGAAGCAACTCTTCAGTAAAGATGATCACAAGAAGCCCTCATTGGTGTTTCATCTGAAGATGTTATGTGTGACATTTAGGGCCCTAGGAGATAAAGTATGCACTACTTCTTAATAAAGCTCTTGTTTATCTAGAGTGCTTCACAAGTGGGTGCAACTCTTACTCTCCCTTCGGGCATTGCTTATCCTATACATGTACCAGCTGGAGTGACGCTACAGACAGCATCTGGTAAGATTGAAGAGGGGATGTAAAATGTTACAGTGCATTGACTGGATGTGGATATTGAAAGATGGTCCCAAGTACAGCAGATAAAACAAATGTGAAGTTAAAAGTGTAGGTGTGTCAAGCCAGTTGCCCTCTTCCTTTGTAGTTTGTGTTTGTAATCGTTGCATGGGAGAAGTAATTACATTGATTAGTTAATGTGTCAGTTGTGTACACTTGCAAGATCAGTTAAGGTGGGCTGCCAGGTGAtgccatttttttgttttacaactGCTTACAAATGTGTTACCTGTGTCTGGACTGACAAAGGATTTCCTCCTCTTATATAAAGGGCaatcttcatgttttaaaaaggtaaagACAGTCTGGTACTTCAGAAtcaagttgattttttttttttttttaattcaaataaaatacaaccaTCCATTAACCTTTTTGCTCACACTCTTTTGCTGATAAAACTGCCTGTACAAAAATGTGCTTGTACTGCTTAGGATGTGGTAACTGGAAGGTTTATTTCAGTCACAGACTGACTCCTCAAACAGCTGTTCTTTGAGAACTAGTGTCACTAGATATCTATTTCAGATATAATTCCTAAGGTTTTGAGACATATAGGCTTGTGTCAGTGACTGTGGGTGTGTAAGAATGTGCTTggggaaaagaataattaaatgaaattgGCAACTTGGCTTTAGCATCTTAACTCTAGCACTAATAATAACTTTAAGGATTCAGTATTTGGAATGGTTTTTGTACAAAGAAAGGCTAAATaaactaggattttttttttatttttttttaaactaaactaGGCAGCTCTTTTTAGAAGGAGGGGATACCTAAAGGTCCTTAAGAGTGAACTGTCCCTGTAGACATGGAATAGTTTACTGTTTCATCTTGTATTCCTTAGTTTCTGAAATTGCATAGAAGTAAATTCAAaacaggattttgttttttaaatccagtATGTAATTTACTGAACTAACTGCTACAGGGTACTGTGGgggacaaaaccagaaagggaTATTAGACATGATGGTCTGGATGGGAGCTCTGACTCAAAAAGCCTCTGAACACTGAAGTTTCAAAGGCTGAAGTTGTGCTTGGGTGAAGTATTTCTTTGTGAACATCTTGTTTCTCATAGTTTACCTGGGTGTTTGCTGTTGGTTATTGGTGGTAACAGGACAGTGGCCTGGATGAACCTGTAGTTTAACCtgctgaagcagaatttaactCTTGTCTTTGCAGGGCAACTGTATAAGGTAAATCTGCCTGTTGTGGTtacacaggctgcaggagatgcAAGTGTTCTACACCATCCTGTTCAGCAGGTATTGCAGCCCCCTGGGCAACCTTCAGTTCTGCAAGCCAACATTGCCAGTGTTGCTCAGGTGAATGCATCCTCTGCCCAGGCAGATGCTGAGACTTTGCAACCCCAGGAGACTGCTATCCAACAGACCATGGTATTTCAACCAAATGCCATGGAGAAAAACCACCTGGAGAACTCTGCCAGTACTACATTGGTCCAGCAGCCTTCTGTGAATCAGCAGCAACTTGTAACTAATGCAGTGCTGAATCAAAGTGCAGACTCAACAGAAAAATCCCAGTATGGCAGTCTTCACACAGCTGTGTTTATGCCAGAATcatctgaaggtttttttcccgCTGAATCCTTGGCAAACAACTCAAGCAGTGTTCTGCTGGATGTGGAGGGGCAGTTAGACATTGAGTCTCAGGAGCTGGTGCAACAGCAGGTGTCTGATGATATCATTGACCTGATTATCACAGGCAAAAGTTTGGACGATAGTGCTGTTCTGAAAGACCATGACATCATTGCTTCCTCTGACAAGGTAAGGCCTTTTATTTCTCAGCTGGTGAAAATACATTGGAGATGGTTGGTAGAAGTATCGTAGGAGATGTGATCAAACACACTTGTAAGTAGCACCTctaaattataataataaaaactaaCACCATTTTGAAGTTCATTCTTGAGCTTCTTTTGAGTAGCAGTAGCTGATTACTTATTTTTACATGAAGAATTTGTCACAAGTATTGCTAAAATACTGGCATTGAGGAGGATGTCAATctaaaaaatgctgaaagtgTAATGGGTAGATATGTTATATTCTTAGACTTATTAACTGTTTTGAGggatagggttttttttgtgactgATCAGATGGAAATGACCCTTTGAGAACTTTGTGTCATTCTGATGCTGAATCTGCGTTTGGATACTGGCCAGTTGTGGGCAAATTTCTCTTGCAGTGTCAGCTGGGATTAGTTTAAATTTGTAATGTTAAATGTGTGAAGAGCATTTAACTTTCATTGAGAATGCATGTTGAGTATGAAGAGTTGCATTTGATAAGTGAAAATCTGCTGGAAGGAAATGCATTTCCTTGGGAAAAAGTTCTGAACAAACTAGAATTTAGCTAGAGCTGTGTGGAAAACTTGAATGATTTTAATTAACAGGCCACTTTCCTGACCTCATCTACTTTTTGTTCTAGAAATTATTTACAGATGTTTTAAGTTCAGGCTGGTTTGCTGACTTTGAGTTGTAGTGCTTATATGTGATTGAGGCAAatttattaaatgcaaatttaatgACAGTAATGACAAATGACTGTAAATAGAAAGCATGTTATGGTGCTTGTCTGAACTTTGATGGCAGGGTGATGATAACTGCAGTAAGAATAGAAGGTCAAAACAAAGTGTTATTTTCTTGAACTAGAAAGTGTATGTGGATGTGAATTGGATGCTACAGTAAAGATTTAATGAGAAGCTAAAGATGGCTGAAAGCTTAAAGGACTTTTATGCTCCTGTGAATGCTCTGTTTAGGAATTCTAGCACTTTTATGAACAGTAACTTGAGGTACTGAAATATTTACTGTCTCAGCTTTTTATATCTTATTTAAACAAAGCACTTTGAGTTGAGGGAGAGAATGAGttcatcttgatttttatttcaaaaaggaaaaaggctaTTTTGGGGGATGGGTGAGtagcttgtttccttttttttatttttttccccttgttttgtttttggagCTGTATTTGCAATAGGAATTCTAAAGGCCTGGTTGGTCATTGTTGTCTTAAAAAAGTTGTTTGATTACCATAGTGTTTAAAGAAGGGTCTAAGAAAATGTCTTGCTATATTGTTGAGGAATATGTGGCATAGAATCCATTTAAGATTAGGTATAAGAACAAGGTTTGCAAATGTACTCAGAGTTTCCAAGTAGGCCAGGACTTGAAATTCTCATTTTAGTGCCCCAATCGTGttgttttattaaacaaaagTATCAGGCTTTGTACTGAACAGTGAAAGCTGTATGGCGTTAATTCACAAGCTGTCTCTGGTCTCTTTTATTCCTGTCAGATGGAACCTACTGAGCAGATGGAATCTAATTTACGATCAGAGAAGGATATCTGCAGTGACATTGGAGGCATAATTCAGCTAGATGGTACTGGTGATGTTTCTCCCAAGGAAGAAATACCATATACAAAAGATAGGGAAGAGAATGAATTCATTGGCATTATTGAATCAGAGGATCTAAAAGCTCTGGATGAtgaggaagatgatgatgaagagTATGACAGTGTTTCAAACACAGAGTCTAGCAGCAGTGGTGGTGATAATGAAGAGGCCCAAACAGATATCGTTGAGGAGGTAATTTACTTTTAAGCTTTTTGAAGCACATTACAGTAGTATATCTGTCTTTACTGTTGGAATTGTTGCATCCAGAACAATTCCTGGTTAAGTTTAATGCAGAGAATGTATAGTTCAGTTACGTACCTCTTGAGACACGTGGGTACTGCTCAGAAGTCACTTGAGAGCTCATTTTGAGAAGCATGGACAAATGAAAGAGATGTTGAGAAGTCATTTTTATTGGATTAATTAAAAGACTTAATTAAAGTTATAGGGTAGAACCTTGGCCTCAGTGGGATAAAGTACCGCTTTTTATTTAAGTAAGATTGGGATACAAATCTatgtttctttgccttctgaagGACACGGGATTAGACAGAGAAGGGAACAATGTGATACAAGTACATGTTTGCtaggaaaaggcttttcttaaAGATGCAATTTTGTATCCTAGAAATTCACAAGAGAATCAACTTGTGGCATCTGGGCTTCAAATAAATACCAGTTGATTAGTGTTCTATTTACATGGGTCAGCTTTGCCAGTTAGCAGGCTTGCTTTTTGACCCGTGTTTTTGTTCAGGGTGGTGTTGTCGCTGAGAATGTATGCATGTAAAGCTGCTTATAAATGAGCTTTTTGCAACATGGTCTTAATAGCCTCTGGGTCGTGATTTTTGCAATGCTAACCTTTTATTGTTCTTGTTATGTTTAATGTCAAGTATATTCAATGCTATTCTGAAAgaatgtataaaataaaattttaatctcTAGGACCCTTTAAATTCTGGTGATGATGTCAGTGAACAGGACATTCCAGACTTGTTTGACACTGACAATGTGATAGTTTGTCAGTATGACAAGGTACAGTATATagttttatctttgtttcttaATCATTCTAAGTAATATCTTCAGCAAATCCATGTCTGGTTTACTACCAGcgccttttaaagaaaatctaatACTGTAATAATTGTGTTTAAATTACATCTTCAGCTGACAATAGTCTGAAGACttacctgctgctttctgaaatgaggATAATCAACGGTTTTTTAATGACCTATTAAAGGTAAAGAAAAGGGGTCCAAATCTTGGCAAATTAAGATCTGGAAAGCTGCATAAGCTTAACTTTCAactttttaataattacttAACTTTTAAGTAATTTCAACAGCGccatgtatatatgtatgtatgtgttttcAGCCATGAATTAAGACTTTTGAAATGGGTAACAGAAAGAGGAGTGTGTGTACTTTATTCTTcactttttgtcttttgagGTGCTTACTGAGAGGTTTTCTTGTCAGAATTCTGTCgtgtctgaaaaacaaaagttgtTAAGGGGCATTTTGTTCTccattttaatgtttaaaattcaACCTTGTTTTGAACTCTTGATCAAAGTACTTCTAGCCCTGGTATAGTTTTGGATGGTTATATGCCAGTAGTTTAAAAGTTGACAAAACAAActgcatatttcattttgaaacaaatctAGAAAAATATCTCTATAGTTTGCCTAAGAATGTGCCTTGGCTTTGCTTCTTTCAAAAGTGACTagtgatgatttttatttttttttttaatgcgtGTTCAACTAGGCCTGTCTTTAATGGTGTCTGTGTTTTAGGAAACAGTGAAGTGCTAAGAAAATTGTCTTTACTAAAGCCTAACAGATGGGTTTTTCTGAAAGTagttattttggaaaatgtagTTATAGGGATGTGTGTAGAAAATGCATCTGAAATTAAGCCATAGTGTCTGTATTGTATTGAAAATGTACACAAAGTTTTGAAGCTTTGTAACTCAGTTTGTTACAGATGCTATGGGTAGTGGATATTGTTATCTACAGCAAGTTTTGTCTGTAATAAGCAGAAAAATTGGTTGGAAATTTAAAAAACTAATAGAAAGTTCAGGATGTCTTCAAGGAAATTTAAAATCGGATGTTGCTAGAAATGAACAGGTACAGAAGTTGGAGGAAGATGTTGGTGACTTCCCCTTTCCTATACAGATTTAGTAAAACACATAGGCCTTGTAGAAAGTAGATGGAAAGAGTTACCTATTAAATTACTCTGTTATCTATAAAAGAATGCTGTCAGCAAAATTActgtcttgtttcttttggtttttcccctcctttttctttctggactTGAAAATAGACTGAGGCTTAAAATCCAAGGAATTTTCTAGAGATACttaaaattccttcttttaGTATTAAACAGAAACTTTCTGTGGTATAGATAGTTTTGTAggcctttaaaaagaaacagaatatgCACATTCTCTTACTGTTTTATATGgtgttatttgcattttaaagcaaagttttcctgcttttagcCTTATCCTAATGTCTCTGCACACAATGTTGCTTTGCACTGTGCGCAGGAGAAGAAACACTGCGTTTCAGTTAAGCCATACCAGTTTGCAGGGTGCAGTATGTTTTGGGACTGGTACACTTGTGAAATTGCTGTGTTATAGTCTTGTTTTCCTGCTGGTGTTGAGATGACACACAGCTActtgttttttatgtttttgtttttgttttgtttgtttttttttttgagaggggTGCATGTGCTAAAGTTCAGGAGGTTGTTCCCTTGAGAGAGCGGGGAGTTCATTATAAACAACTGAAATCTACTGCCTCTGAATATTTGTGGTGTGCTCAGTGGCAGTGTTTCACATGTTTTGGGCTACTggggttttaaaataaaaaaaaaggcttgtaAACAAGTTGTTCttaaaaaagactttttttaatggctgTCTAATATGTATTATATTGGGGgggaattgatttttttttttcatcagataCATCGAAGTAAGAACAAATGGAAGTTCTATTTAAAAGATGGAGTGATGTCCTTTGAGGGTAGAGACCATGTTTTTGCAAAAGCCATTGGAGATGCAGAGTGGTGAAACCTCACTGAAGTATGTACTTTAACTGTGGCATTATTCCCTTATGAACTTCCTGTGAAACTACTAGACTTTCTATTGTTTTGccattaaacaaaacaagaaagctgTGATAAAAATATGCTAAATCAGTGTTGTTAATACATGCAGACTAAAACAGTGTTGTTAGCTACTTAGCTGTCTTGGCTGTTCTTTGATTATTTCGTTATGTTTCCAGTTACTTTGTAATAGGAATGAATAGCTTTAAAGACTGAAATGTTGAATCTGTagtaattcaagaaaaaaatgaaatagtgaCTATATTTAAGtaaatttcagttctgttgGTTCTTTACtctttttgaaataagaaacagTTGTTGGTGATACTATGTCAAAGGCTGCTGagtataaaaaaagaaaaaaaaagcaacacctGTGCAAATCTGAAACCTGTGGTTGTCTCAGGTGTGTACTTTGTTCCCTTTCCTTCCACCCTTTTTGTTgatgctttgtggttttttgacTTCAGCTTAAAGGCAGGCACTTTAGATGTAAGTCAGGAAACGTGGGTGGAAGACCCTTGAGCTCTCAATATGTGAGAATTATTGTTGTTTATTCTATACCCTCTATGTCTGCTGAGATGCTATGAATAGTCTgatttaacattaaaatgtgatttattttcacTGGCAATGCAGAGTCATTCAAGTTTGTTTCTCTATATATCCACTACATTCTGGGACTACAGACCAGTAAGCTGTGAATGATACAAATTGtgcataataataaaatgtcaTCTCATACATGTTTCTAGCAgagttggttttgtgttcccTAAATATACTTTGCTTAGCGAAATGTGTGCAAGCCATGCATGTGACAGTAGCTCACCCTGCCATGAGAACCGCATTCCCAGCAGTCTTCAGAGTTagctttgtgtttcttcttctaGAAGTAGAGGTCAAAAAGAAGGTCTGGGCCCTCACCCTTCAGAGCTGCAGCTTCCCCCTGGCTAGCTCCTGGTTCTTGGAGGGCAGCATTGGAAACAAAATGGTAA
Above is a genomic segment from Falco naumanni isolate bFalNau1 chromosome 12, bFalNau1.pat, whole genome shotgun sequence containing:
- the GTF2A1L gene encoding TFIIA-alpha and beta-like factor produces the protein MAHGSPVHKLYKSVIEDVIEGVRELFAEEGLEEQVLKDLKQLWEIKVMQSKATEGFFRHSHHSAQFALQLPHSFHHVLQASAASLVIPAGRGFQQFTAADLSASQVGATLTLPSGIAYPIHVPAGVTLQTASGQLYKVNLPVVVTQAAGDASVLHHPVQQVLQPPGQPSVLQANIASVAQVNASSAQADAETLQPQETAIQQTMVFQPNAMEKNHLENSASTTLVQQPSVNQQQLVTNAVLNQSADSTEKSQYGSLHTAVFMPESSEGFFPAESLANNSSSVLLDVEGQLDIESQELVQQQVSDDIIDLIITGKSLDDSAVLKDHDIIASSDKMEPTEQMESNLRSEKDICSDIGGIIQLDGTGDVSPKEEIPYTKDREENEFIGIIESEDLKALDDEEDDDEEYDSVSNTESSSSGGDNEEAQTDIVEEDPLNSGDDVSEQDIPDLFDTDNVIVCQYDKIHRSKNKWKFYLKDGVMSFEGRDHVFAKAIGDAEW